Proteins encoded in a region of the uncultured Paludibaculum sp. genome:
- a CDS encoding TonB-dependent receptor, whose amino-acid sequence MSGGTPLPGAAITAKQGTQTWSTVTDEAGRFTLDNLPAGEINVEVQQFGFQPLRRVVKPDERAAPLELAMTLRPYRPAGTGRGVMAGAAAGQRTQATENTVETQISQAMEQSSVVAPQAASGEAAESFLVQGSLSSGLQQQDNPNMMAFGPGGMMGEGGPGGLMGGGAPGGMAGGGFGGPGGGGGMAGAGGFGGPGGGGAGGGFAGGGGGFGGRGGGPGGEGRPGGPGMMGGGRPDFASMTTEEREKLRKQFQDRMRQANAEGFGNRSSRTRDQIRGGAFFTFRNSSLDASPYALNGRTVEKPGYSTERFGVSLGGPLKLGKIFEAQKTFFFLNYSGSRGDTAYNSYSVQPLAAYRTGDFSSLTTSAIYDPLTGNPFPGNIIPQNRISSVAQGLLSYIPTPTDSGSLQNYHYTTTQPQSSDTLSLRLNRTLTKKDRLAFNTNVQRRSGENVQLFGWRDASSGLGTNNTLTWSRSFSPTLIHNVHVRYNRNYNELTPYFANGTDVATLLGIAGTSRDPANYGPPNLNFTNYGDLSDGSRSRRAVNTFAIGDGWTFVRKAHTISAGFDFTRTQQNSLADSNARGTLFFGGLATSGVTADGLPVSNTGNDFADFLLGYAQQSTIRYGTPDTYLRSAQYGVFVQDEWRAKPNLTLNFGLRWDDWEPNTEKYGRLSNLDLASGYTAAAIVTPGSSSTFGNGTIPDGMVRPDRNNFAPRVGLSYRPFKKKRSIIRAGYSIFYDSSVISRISSRLVAQPPFAVSSTFNTSTANPLLIDNPFVGSADTTIKNSYAVNPTFQLPYAQTWNASVQHDIHGFVVELGYVGTKGTGLVISRLPNRAAPGSTLTAEDRRPIPYAVGFTYDSPEGNSIFHSGNVRVVRRMRHGIGWTATYTFSKSIDNASTIGGSGSTTVLNESNLAAERGLSNFDKRHQLSFNLQASSPFGPQGMWMKQRNVFSNIVKDWTLSSVVSVTSGTPLTAQVSGSVADAAGTGATGSARAEATGAAIDAGTGYFNTAAFTTPPADRYGNAARNTIPGPGLFSLNASFGRSWQVGENSRHRLEGRIETTNLFNHVNITSYGTVVNAANYGLATAAGGMRSVQFTLRLRF is encoded by the coding sequence TTGTCGGGCGGCACTCCGCTGCCTGGCGCTGCGATCACGGCCAAGCAAGGGACTCAAACCTGGAGCACGGTGACCGACGAAGCGGGCCGCTTCACGTTGGACAATCTGCCCGCGGGCGAGATCAATGTCGAAGTACAGCAGTTCGGTTTTCAGCCTCTGCGGCGTGTGGTCAAACCGGACGAGCGGGCGGCTCCCCTCGAGCTGGCGATGACTCTGCGGCCTTACCGCCCGGCCGGGACCGGCCGTGGCGTGATGGCTGGCGCGGCTGCTGGTCAGAGGACACAAGCCACTGAAAACACGGTCGAAACGCAGATTTCCCAGGCGATGGAACAGAGTTCAGTGGTGGCCCCACAGGCAGCCAGCGGCGAGGCGGCGGAGTCGTTCCTGGTGCAGGGTTCGCTCAGCAGCGGACTGCAACAGCAGGACAACCCGAACATGATGGCCTTTGGGCCGGGCGGAATGATGGGTGAAGGCGGCCCAGGCGGCTTGATGGGCGGAGGAGCGCCCGGTGGGATGGCGGGCGGCGGCTTCGGCGGGCCGGGCGGAGGAGGCGGCATGGCCGGGGCCGGTGGCTTCGGCGGCCCAGGGGGCGGCGGCGCTGGCGGTGGATTCGCCGGGGGTGGTGGCGGCTTTGGTGGCCGCGGAGGAGGCCCCGGTGGTGAAGGCCGTCCCGGCGGGCCGGGCATGATGGGCGGTGGGCGTCCCGATTTCGCCAGCATGACCACGGAAGAGAGAGAGAAGCTGCGCAAGCAGTTCCAGGATCGAATGCGACAGGCGAACGCCGAGGGCTTTGGAAACCGATCGAGCCGGACGCGGGACCAGATCCGGGGCGGGGCATTCTTCACCTTCCGGAACTCCTCCCTCGACGCCTCTCCCTATGCCCTGAATGGGCGGACCGTGGAGAAGCCGGGGTATTCCACTGAGCGGTTTGGCGTGTCGCTGGGCGGCCCGTTGAAACTGGGCAAGATCTTCGAGGCCCAAAAGACCTTCTTCTTCCTCAACTACTCCGGCTCTCGCGGAGACACCGCGTACAACAGCTACTCGGTCCAGCCGTTGGCCGCCTACCGGACCGGCGACTTCAGCAGCCTGACGACATCGGCGATCTACGACCCGCTGACCGGGAACCCGTTCCCCGGCAACATCATCCCGCAGAACCGCATCAGTTCGGTGGCGCAGGGCCTGCTTTCCTACATTCCGACTCCGACGGACAGCGGTTCACTGCAGAACTACCACTACACGACCACCCAGCCTCAAAGCAGCGATACCCTCAGCCTCCGCTTGAACCGGACGCTGACGAAGAAGGACCGCCTGGCTTTCAACACCAATGTGCAGAGAAGGTCGGGCGAGAACGTCCAGTTGTTCGGATGGCGGGACGCTTCCAGTGGTCTGGGGACCAACAACACTCTGACCTGGTCCCGCTCGTTCTCGCCGACGCTGATCCACAACGTCCACGTCCGGTATAACCGGAACTACAACGAACTGACGCCGTACTTCGCCAACGGCACCGATGTGGCCACGCTGCTTGGTATTGCCGGCACGTCCCGCGATCCGGCGAACTACGGCCCTCCAAATCTGAACTTCACGAACTATGGCGACCTGTCGGATGGCAGCCGCTCGCGCCGCGCGGTGAATACCTTTGCGATCGGAGACGGGTGGACGTTCGTTCGTAAGGCCCATACGATCTCGGCCGGCTTCGATTTCACCAGGACGCAACAGAACAGCCTGGCCGATTCGAATGCCCGTGGGACGTTGTTCTTCGGCGGTCTGGCCACCAGCGGCGTGACCGCGGACGGGTTGCCCGTCTCGAACACAGGCAATGACTTCGCCGACTTTCTGTTGGGCTACGCGCAACAGAGCACCATCCGGTATGGCACACCGGATACCTACCTGCGGTCCGCGCAGTACGGGGTATTTGTCCAGGACGAATGGCGCGCCAAACCGAACCTGACGTTGAATTTCGGCCTGCGATGGGACGATTGGGAGCCGAACACGGAGAAGTACGGCCGGCTCTCGAATTTGGACTTGGCTTCGGGGTACACGGCGGCCGCCATCGTGACGCCGGGCAGCAGCAGCACTTTCGGGAATGGGACCATTCCGGACGGTATGGTCCGGCCGGATCGCAACAACTTCGCGCCGCGGGTTGGGTTGTCGTACCGCCCCTTCAAGAAGAAACGCTCCATTATCCGGGCCGGATACAGCATCTTCTATGACAGTTCGGTGATCAGCCGAATTTCCTCACGGCTGGTGGCACAGCCGCCCTTCGCGGTGAGTTCCACCTTCAACACGAGTACTGCCAATCCGTTGCTGATCGACAACCCGTTTGTCGGATCAGCCGACACAACGATCAAGAATTCGTATGCCGTGAATCCAACCTTTCAATTGCCGTATGCGCAGACATGGAACGCGTCGGTACAACACGATATCCATGGCTTCGTCGTCGAGTTGGGCTATGTCGGCACAAAGGGCACGGGGCTGGTGATCTCGCGGCTGCCGAACCGGGCCGCGCCCGGCTCGACGCTGACGGCGGAAGACCGGCGCCCCATCCCTTACGCGGTGGGGTTCACCTATGACAGCCCCGAAGGAAACTCGATCTTCCACTCGGGTAACGTGCGGGTGGTGCGCAGGATGCGGCATGGCATTGGCTGGACGGCGACGTACACGTTCTCGAAGTCGATTGACAATGCGTCGACGATCGGCGGCTCAGGGAGTACGACGGTACTGAACGAGAGCAACCTGGCGGCCGAACGTGGGCTTTCCAATTTCGACAAGCGCCACCAGTTGTCGTTCAATCTGCAGGCCTCTTCTCCCTTTGGGCCACAAGGGATGTGGATGAAGCAGCGCAATGTGTTCTCGAACATCGTGAAGGACTGGACGCTGAGTTCGGTCGTTTCGGTCACCTCCGGCACGCCGCTGACGGCCCAGGTTTCGGGTTCGGTGGCCGACGCCGCCGGAACCGGTGCGACGGGCAGCGCGCGGGCTGAGGCCACTGGCGCGGCGATTGACGCGGGGACGGGGTATTTCAATACGGCGGCATTCACGACTCCGCCGGCGGACCGGTATGGCAACGCGGCGCGGAACACGATTCCGGGGCCCGGACTCTTTAGTCTGAATGCGTCGTTCGGCCGGTCGTGGCAAGTGGGTGAGAACTCCCGCCACCGGCTGGAAGGACGCATTGAAACGACAAATCTGTTTAACCATGTCAACATCACCAGCTACGGAACGGTCGTGAACGCGGCCAACTACGGACTGGCCACCGCCGCCGGCGGGATGCGTAGCGTGCAGTTTACCTTGAGGCTCCGATTCTAG